In the Enterococcus saigonensis genome, one interval contains:
- a CDS encoding carbohydrate ABC transporter permease: MFKKNHYNPENQPKAWLFLLPSLVVIMIFSIYPLFRSLLMSFQKGTLINQEYAGVENYQKVLSDPVFFKALKNTALYAFTVVPIALIIGLAIAWIIFEKVKHKSFFETLFFMPYVTSTIAIGIVFRYFFNGSYGIINFLLSKVGIPAINWLDDVDMSMTTLIIFGIWTSLAFNIIILLAGLRNIDPEHYKIAKMFGAKDGEIFRRITLPQLVPTIAFLLTVNIIGAFKVYTQVYALFAGQPGIAKSATTAVYYIYDKFHIAGRPGIAMAATVILFLVILFCTFIQRQIMKKVGE; the protein is encoded by the coding sequence ATGTTCAAGAAAAATCATTATAATCCTGAAAATCAGCCAAAAGCGTGGCTCTTCCTTCTGCCGTCTCTTGTCGTCATTATGATTTTCAGCATTTACCCTTTGTTCCGCTCTCTTTTGATGAGTTTTCAAAAAGGGACACTAATCAATCAAGAATATGCTGGTGTTGAGAATTATCAAAAAGTTTTATCTGATCCAGTATTTTTTAAAGCATTAAAAAATACTGCGCTATATGCCTTTACTGTGGTGCCGATTGCATTAATTATCGGCCTTGCGATTGCATGGATAATTTTTGAAAAAGTAAAGCACAAAAGTTTCTTTGAAACGTTATTTTTCATGCCGTATGTTACTAGTACAATTGCAATTGGGATTGTTTTTCGTTACTTTTTCAACGGTTCTTACGGGATTATCAACTTTCTTTTAAGTAAAGTAGGAATTCCAGCTATTAACTGGTTAGACGATGTAGATATGAGTATGACAACTTTGATTATTTTTGGTATTTGGACGAGCTTGGCTTTTAATATCATTATTTTATTAGCGGGTTTACGGAATATTGATCCAGAACATTATAAAATTGCAAAGATGTTCGGTGCCAAAGACGGAGAAATTTTCCGACGCATTACACTGCCGCAGTTAGTTCCAACCATTGCTTTTTTACTAACAGTTAATATTATTGGGGCATTTAAAGTTTATACCCAAGTTTATGCGCTATTTGCAGGCCAGCCCGGGATTGCCAAAAGTGCTACGACAGCCGTTTATTATATTTACGACAAGTTCCACATCGCAGGACGTCCGGGGATTGCCATGGCTGCGACTGTCATTTTATTTTTAGTTATCTTATTCTGTACGTTTATTCAACGTCAAATCATGAAGAAAGTGGGGGAATAA
- a CDS encoding B3/B4 domain-containing protein produces the protein MKKISVDKNFWDLFPEAEIIVVTAKGINNQVDEKDEAYFADLLAKGKKEAHKFLTADSFSQNEVIQEWRQVFSQFKTKKGARSSIEALLKRVSQDRNFTPINPLVDIYNSVSLKYAVPCGGEDIQALVGDLHLGKAQGGESFKPLGADEDAPALPEEIIYYDEKGAVCRCFNWREAQRTMLQESTKEAILIIEAINSNQAVRAKMAAKELSQLIAEVFDVTPVTTTLTKTVQEQII, from the coding sequence ATGAAAAAAATTAGTGTGGACAAAAATTTTTGGGACCTTTTCCCTGAAGCAGAAATAATAGTGGTCACGGCAAAAGGAATTAACAATCAAGTAGATGAAAAAGATGAGGCGTATTTTGCTGATCTATTGGCTAAAGGTAAAAAAGAAGCGCATAAATTTTTAACAGCAGATTCTTTTAGCCAAAACGAAGTGATTCAAGAGTGGCGTCAGGTCTTTAGTCAATTTAAAACAAAAAAAGGAGCCCGCAGCTCAATTGAAGCACTACTCAAAAGAGTGAGCCAAGATCGAAATTTTACTCCAATCAATCCTCTTGTAGATATTTACAACAGTGTTTCATTGAAATATGCTGTTCCATGCGGAGGCGAAGATATTCAAGCCCTTGTAGGCGATTTACATTTGGGTAAAGCACAAGGAGGAGAAAGTTTCAAGCCTTTGGGAGCAGATGAAGATGCACCGGCGCTTCCAGAAGAGATTATCTATTACGATGAAAAAGGGGCTGTTTGTCGTTGCTTTAACTGGCGGGAGGCCCAACGGACGATGCTACAAGAAAGTACAAAAGAAGCTATCCTAATCATTGAAGCTATTAATTCTAACCAAGCAGTACGAGCTAAAATGGCAGCTAAAGAATTAAGTCAGTTGATAGCAGAAGTTTTTGACGTTACCCCCGTTACGACAACTTTGACAAAGACGGTGCAAGAACAGATTATTTGA
- a CDS encoding HelD family protein has protein sequence MVNTQAEEQYLQKVYRALKKAEGQLSETLAKGQSSGILALQEMAGDVRLNFDNFADNLDTFAQLEMKNREIDQLNLKQKTAASKLAQVRRLLPQAYFGKVVVDYFDEEEKQSFYIGVNSFNDENENLVYDWRSPVAELFYNNVLGPSAYWANGKKIPVAIDLRRQFVISYDRLKHYFDTHIAIEDDVLLAALGNSASQQMQAITATIQKEQNVIIRDLDHEIILVNGVAGSGKTSTIMQRIAYLLYSLRQEISVDDVLILAPNDKFIQYLAHVLPSLGEKNPRNLTWRKLLAWQLDQPLESEIDYFTRITKSEVDKQTTVLRSQKFAEFVDNASDILQNKNYFQKITVKQKVIIKAETIAEMFATTPKDATFGQRIQSVAVKLRSYWQRRLLKQAQGKAWQDRVLALSETQQQKYFGHLLQDESPKALKKYALRLLQQKYHEIEVAITNFSWLQPAQMLADLYLAYTGERYQAAEVLTVDEATIALLIQHRFIKTSPLATMKYILVDEVQDYTPAQIFLLNQLFTNARFTLVGDYNQAIFNSQTDFTTIGAIFKATKREVIVYDLLNSYRSSGAITATFQQLTAQVDFTIVPVRPKGKKVAVKKLVKLTDLARFLAIEKSVTVITKTQAEADYLTQWWYDQPIMFANENTTKENVTILPISLAKGLEFDHVLLYNASTENYTTEQDRKMLYTATSRGMQELTITYFEELTPLLQFLA, from the coding sequence ATGGTCAACACACAAGCAGAAGAACAATATTTGCAAAAGGTTTATCGTGCGTTAAAAAAAGCAGAAGGACAATTATCTGAAACTTTAGCTAAAGGACAGAGTAGCGGAATTTTAGCTCTTCAAGAAATGGCAGGGGATGTCCGGCTAAATTTTGATAACTTCGCTGATAATTTAGACACATTTGCCCAGTTAGAAATGAAAAATCGTGAAATTGATCAACTGAATTTGAAACAAAAAACAGCTGCTAGCAAATTGGCGCAGGTTCGGCGCTTATTGCCGCAAGCTTATTTTGGAAAAGTGGTGGTAGATTATTTTGACGAAGAGGAAAAGCAGTCTTTTTATATCGGCGTTAATAGTTTCAATGACGAAAATGAAAATCTAGTTTATGATTGGCGTTCACCGGTAGCAGAGTTATTTTATAATAACGTTTTGGGACCATCTGCTTACTGGGCAAATGGCAAAAAAATTCCTGTAGCCATCGATTTACGGCGACAATTTGTAATTTCTTATGATCGGTTAAAGCATTATTTTGATACGCACATTGCCATTGAAGATGATGTATTGTTAGCGGCGTTGGGAAATAGCGCCAGTCAACAGATGCAGGCAATTACTGCGACTATCCAAAAAGAACAAAATGTGATTATTCGTGATCTGGATCATGAGATTATTTTGGTCAACGGGGTAGCCGGCAGTGGTAAAACTTCGACAATTATGCAGCGGATTGCATATTTATTGTATTCATTACGCCAAGAAATTAGTGTTGATGACGTGTTAATTTTAGCGCCTAATGATAAATTTATTCAATATCTTGCGCATGTTTTACCTTCATTAGGTGAAAAAAATCCCCGCAATTTAACGTGGCGTAAACTATTGGCATGGCAATTAGATCAACCGCTAGAAAGTGAAATAGATTATTTTACCCGCATTACAAAAAGTGAAGTCGATAAGCAGACGACTGTTTTACGCAGTCAAAAATTTGCTGAATTCGTCGACAATGCTAGTGACATCTTACAAAATAAAAATTATTTTCAAAAGATTACAGTAAAGCAAAAAGTAATTATTAAAGCTGAGACGATTGCTGAAATGTTTGCTACCACTCCCAAAGATGCTACTTTCGGTCAAAGAATTCAAAGTGTAGCGGTAAAACTTCGGAGTTATTGGCAGCGTCGTTTATTAAAACAAGCCCAAGGTAAAGCTTGGCAAGATCGCGTTTTGGCTTTATCCGAAACCCAACAGCAAAAATATTTTGGACATTTATTACAAGATGAGTCCCCTAAAGCATTGAAAAAATATGCTTTACGCTTATTGCAGCAAAAATATCACGAGATTGAAGTTGCGATTACGAACTTTAGTTGGCTACAACCAGCGCAAATGTTAGCAGATTTATATTTGGCTTACACTGGTGAACGATATCAAGCTGCCGAAGTGTTAACAGTTGATGAAGCGACGATTGCATTATTAATCCAACACCGTTTTATTAAAACAAGCCCCTTAGCTACGATGAAATACATTTTAGTTGATGAAGTTCAAGACTACACGCCGGCACAAATCTTTTTATTAAATCAATTGTTTACGAACGCTCGCTTTACTTTGGTTGGAGATTACAATCAAGCGATTTTTAATTCTCAGACGGATTTTACAACCATTGGCGCTATTTTTAAGGCAACTAAAAGAGAGGTTATAGTTTATGATTTATTAAATAGCTACCGTTCGAGTGGAGCGATTACGGCAACATTTCAGCAACTTACGGCGCAAGTTGATTTTACAATTGTACCTGTTCGCCCTAAAGGTAAAAAAGTAGCTGTAAAAAAACTAGTTAAATTGACTGATTTGGCTCGTTTTCTGGCAATTGAAAAATCAGTAACAGTGATTACTAAAACGCAAGCAGAAGCCGATTATTTAACCCAGTGGTGGTACGATCAGCCAATCATGTTCGCCAATGAAAATACTACTAAAGAAAATGTAACGATTTTGCCGATTAGTTTAGCCAAAGGTTTAGAATTTGATCATGTGCTTTTATATAATGCTTCAACAGAAAATTATACCACTGAACAGGATCGTAAAATGCTGTATACCGCTACTTCTCGTGGAATGCAGGAACTTACGATTACTTATTTTGAAGAATTAACGCCGTTATTGCAATTTTTAGCTTAG
- a CDS encoding Ohr family peroxiredoxin, with protein sequence MKKISTSTVINTGGREGESKSVTGSLDVLTTGTKKEGYTNPEELFAAGLSACFNGAMQFPLERDGLGDKKREIRAEVSLLGDLPDFTTLHLEVVLIGKIEGLSKEDTLKYMEETENICPYTKAIQGNVTVKFDAKD encoded by the coding sequence ATGAAAAAAATATCAACTTCAACAGTGATTAACACAGGTGGACGCGAAGGAGAAAGTAAGTCTGTCACAGGTTCTTTAGATGTTTTAACAACGGGCACAAAAAAAGAAGGATATACCAATCCAGAAGAATTATTTGCCGCAGGGCTTTCTGCATGTTTTAATGGCGCCATGCAATTTCCCTTAGAACGGGATGGCTTAGGAGATAAAAAACGCGAAATCCGTGCGGAAGTCAGCTTACTTGGGGACTTACCTGATTTTACAACTTTACATTTAGAAGTCGTTTTAATTGGTAAAATTGAAGGTTTAAGTAAAGAAGACACGTTGAAATATATGGAAGAAACGGAAAATATCTGTCCTTATACCAAAGCCATTCAAGGTAACGTCACAGTAAAATTTGACGCTAAAGATTAA
- a CDS encoding MBL fold metallo-hydrolase, giving the protein MVSKGKTTITFHSGILTIGGTIIEVSYEDAHIFFDFGTEYRPELGLKDDNLATLLKNRLIPELKGIYDPRLNYTYHGEDEQEYKETAVFLSHAHLDHSKMINYLDPKIPLYTLNETVKILRSLNRNGDFLIPSPFEAKNFTREMIGLNAYDVITVGKIKVELVPVDHDAYGACALLIHTPDSFITYTGDLRLHGYDRQFTLDFCQKARHTDLLMMEGVSISFDEKETEEIKVFSEEDLIAQLVKQIAANQKRQLTFNGYPANVKRFEQIIEKSPRTVVLEANMAALMQDVFGMNVPYYYPLNADTTISSLDTKLEVSYEELLADDHNYLWQAVANFEKLQSGGMYFHMDAQPLGYFDPKYQVFLDLLDLKKVEFVRLACSGHAFPQDLDTIISMIEPKILVPIHTLKPEKLENPYGKRILPTRGEKITEFKGE; this is encoded by the coding sequence ATGGTATCAAAGGGTAAAACCACCATCACTTTTCATAGTGGCATCTTGACCATTGGCGGTACTATTATTGAAGTCAGCTATGAAGATGCTCACATTTTCTTTGATTTTGGTACGGAATACCGACCAGAATTGGGCTTAAAAGATGATAATCTCGCAACGCTTTTGAAAAATCGTTTAATACCAGAATTAAAAGGTATTTACGATCCGCGCTTAAACTATACGTACCACGGGGAAGATGAGCAAGAATACAAGGAGACGGCAGTCTTTTTATCTCATGCACATTTGGATCATTCTAAAATGATTAATTATTTGGATCCTAAAATTCCGTTGTACACATTAAATGAAACGGTAAAAATTTTGCGAAGTTTAAATCGCAATGGGGATTTTCTAATTCCGTCCCCTTTTGAAGCAAAAAACTTTACGCGAGAAATGATTGGATTAAATGCTTATGATGTTATAACCGTTGGAAAGATCAAAGTAGAATTGGTGCCAGTAGACCACGATGCCTATGGCGCGTGTGCATTATTAATTCATACGCCGGACAGTTTTATTACTTATACAGGTGACTTGCGGTTACATGGCTACGATCGTCAGTTTACGCTGGACTTTTGCCAAAAAGCACGCCATACCGACTTGTTAATGATGGAAGGCGTCAGCATTAGTTTTGACGAGAAAGAAACAGAAGAAATCAAAGTTTTCAGTGAAGAAGATTTAATAGCGCAATTGGTGAAGCAAATTGCAGCAAACCAAAAACGACAATTGACTTTTAATGGTTATCCTGCCAATGTGAAACGCTTTGAACAAATTATTGAAAAATCTCCTCGGACGGTTGTTTTAGAAGCAAATATGGCAGCTTTGATGCAAGATGTCTTTGGTATGAATGTTCCTTATTATTATCCCTTAAATGCGGATACGACTATTTCTAGTTTAGATACCAAATTGGAAGTATCTTATGAAGAACTATTAGCAGATGACCACAACTATTTGTGGCAAGCAGTCGCAAACTTCGAAAAATTACAAAGCGGCGGCATGTATTTCCATATGGACGCCCAGCCTTTGGGATATTTTGATCCCAAATATCAAGTCTTCTTGGATTTACTAGACTTGAAGAAAGTGGAATTCGTTCGTCTGGCTTGTTCCGGACACGCTTTTCCACAAGACCTCGATACCATTATTTCAATGATCGAGCCTAAAATTTTGGTTCCAATCCATACGCTAAAACCAGAAAAACTGGAAAATCCGTATGGTAAAAGAATACTTCCCACCCGTGGGGAAAAAATCACTGAGTTCAAAGGAGAGTAA
- a CDS encoding ABC transporter ATP-binding protein, whose product MIEVIDLKKVFDNGFEALKSVNFTIEKGDLVCLLGPSGCGKSTILNLIAGLLSPTDGDIRFAGSSVVKTEPKDRNIGFVFQNYALYPHMTVFENVMFPLTVGDKKMPKNEAMKIAEKYMALTNIEELKHKKPGTLSGGQQQRVAITRALVQNPEVLLLDEPLSNLDARLRLKIREEIRRLVKEVGITTIFVTHDQEEALSISDKIILLNEGVIQQNDDPQNLYLEPNNLFVAKFIGNPIINILPVEVKAGMMHHDAFSVPIDRFMVARFKENMPDGNYFIGIRPEDVLPVTGAGAFQTIVSGVELIGRERILNFDIDSHHLKSIVSIEEDIQEGAELTFDFAYQKAFIFKEDGTRIY is encoded by the coding sequence ATGATTGAAGTTATCGATCTTAAAAAAGTATTCGATAATGGTTTTGAAGCGTTAAAGTCGGTAAATTTTACTATTGAAAAAGGTGATTTAGTTTGTCTTTTAGGTCCAAGTGGCTGTGGTAAATCAACAATTTTAAATTTGATCGCAGGTTTGTTAAGTCCGACTGACGGAGATATTCGTTTTGCTGGCAGTTCAGTAGTAAAAACAGAACCAAAAGATCGCAATATTGGTTTTGTTTTCCAAAACTATGCACTCTATCCCCATATGACTGTCTTTGAAAACGTAATGTTTCCATTAACAGTTGGGGATAAAAAAATGCCTAAAAACGAAGCAATGAAAATTGCAGAAAAATACATGGCGCTCACGAATATTGAAGAATTGAAGCATAAAAAACCAGGTACACTTTCTGGTGGACAACAACAACGGGTGGCCATTACCCGAGCGTTGGTACAAAACCCAGAAGTTTTATTACTCGATGAACCGTTGTCCAACTTAGACGCACGACTGCGGTTAAAGATTCGTGAAGAAATTAGGCGCTTGGTCAAAGAAGTCGGAATTACGACAATTTTTGTTACTCACGATCAAGAAGAAGCATTATCAATTTCAGACAAAATTATTTTATTAAATGAAGGTGTCATTCAGCAAAATGATGATCCGCAAAATCTTTACTTAGAACCCAATAATTTGTTTGTCGCAAAATTTATTGGAAATCCGATTATTAATATCTTGCCAGTCGAAGTAAAAGCAGGCATGATGCATCACGATGCTTTTAGTGTTCCTATTGATCGCTTTATGGTCGCCCGGTTTAAAGAAAATATGCCAGATGGGAACTATTTTATCGGGATTCGTCCAGAAGATGTGTTACCAGTAACAGGAGCTGGCGCTTTTCAAACGATTGTTTCAGGGGTCGAATTAATTGGACGTGAACGTATTTTAAACTTTGATATTGATTCCCATCATTTAAAATCGATTGTCAGCATCGAAGAAGATATTCAAGAAGGTGCAGAGCTGACGTTTGATTTTGCGTATCAAAAAGCCTTTATCTTTAAAGAAGACGGGACGCGAATTTACTAA
- a CDS encoding carbohydrate ABC transporter permease has translation MKKVVTIIALVFLVVLGIITLFPFIYMVLAGLMTYSEATSIPPTIVPEKFQWANYAAVFAKAPFLQYFINTVFVSLVTTVATLITSVLASFALTSLEFKFKSLVVGIMVSLLMVPYESIIFTNYNTIAQMGLLNSYAALIIPFLTSIFYIYYLNSYLKGISSTFYKAAKIDGASDLEYIWRILVPMSRPALVTVGILTFISSWNSFLWPLLVTNEKKYRLLNNGLAAFTTESGSDVHLQMAAATLTVIPILIIYLIFRKEIIRGVAKNGIKG, from the coding sequence GTGAAAAAAGTCGTAACCATCATTGCCTTGGTTTTCCTAGTGGTATTAGGCATTATCACTTTATTCCCATTTATTTACATGGTTTTAGCTGGACTTATGACCTATAGTGAGGCCACAAGTATTCCACCAACGATTGTTCCAGAGAAATTCCAATGGGCAAATTATGCGGCAGTCTTTGCAAAAGCACCGTTTTTACAATATTTTATCAATACAGTTTTTGTATCACTTGTCACAACAGTAGCCACGTTGATTACGTCTGTTTTAGCATCTTTTGCTTTAACAAGTTTGGAATTTAAGTTCAAAAGTTTAGTAGTAGGGATTATGGTATCGTTGTTGATGGTACCTTATGAATCAATTATCTTTACCAATTACAACACGATTGCTCAAATGGGGTTGTTAAACAGCTATGCCGCTTTAATCATTCCTTTTTTAACAAGTATTTTTTATATTTACTATCTAAACAGTTACTTAAAAGGTATTTCCAGTACCTTTTATAAAGCAGCAAAAATTGATGGAGCTTCTGATTTGGAATACATTTGGCGTATCTTAGTTCCTATGTCCCGTCCGGCGTTAGTTACAGTCGGAATTTTAACCTTTATTTCCAGTTGGAATTCTTTTTTATGGCCGTTATTGGTTACCAACGAAAAAAAATATCGTCTGTTAAATAATGGTCTAGCTGCATTCACCACTGAAAGTGGAAGTGATGTGCATTTGCAAATGGCTGCAGCAACGTTGACGGTAATTCCTATCTTAATTATTTATTTGATCTTTAGAAAAGAAATTATTCGAGGAGTGGCAAAAAATGGTATCAAAGGGTAA
- a CDS encoding MarR family winged helix-turn-helix transcriptional regulator — MTDILRDLGKIARALDSIANIEFKEFNLTRGQYLYLVRIYENPGIIQEKLAEMIKVDRTTAARAIAKLEKNGLIEKQAQADNKKNKSLFVTNKGAKLAPIIQRENHYSNEVALSGFSAPESQQLAAYLMRVEANIAADWEAVKKGGTRHYDSGDLRGDK; from the coding sequence ATGACAGATATTTTACGGGATTTAGGTAAAATTGCGCGGGCACTAGATTCGATTGCCAATATTGAATTTAAAGAGTTTAATTTAACTCGAGGGCAGTATCTTTACTTGGTCCGCATTTATGAAAATCCAGGAATTATTCAAGAGAAACTAGCAGAGATGATTAAAGTTGATCGAACTACGGCCGCTCGGGCGATTGCAAAATTGGAAAAAAATGGATTAATTGAAAAACAGGCGCAAGCTGACAATAAAAAAAACAAGTCGCTTTTTGTTACCAACAAAGGAGCAAAATTAGCGCCAATTATTCAAAGAGAAAATCACTATTCCAATGAAGTTGCCTTAAGCGGATTTAGTGCGCCAGAAAGTCAACAATTAGCTGCTTATTTAATGCGGGTAGAAGCAAATATTGCAGCCGATTGGGAGGCAGTCAAAAAAGGAGGGACACGTCATTATGACAGCGGTGATTTGCGCGGTGACAAGTAA
- a CDS encoding ABC transporter substrate-binding protein — protein sequence MKFKKLGTAVLATAAVFALAACGNGSKESSKGDSDKIVTSIDKDTTVTFWHAMNGAQEEALTKITKDFMKENPKIKIELQNQSQYSDLQAKINSTLPSPNDLPTISQAYPGWLWNAAQDDMLVDLKPYMDDKTIGWGEQEEIRKPLLEGAQIEGKQYGIPFNKSTEALVYNADLLKKYGVAVPKTLDELKEASKTIYEKSNHEVIGAGFDSLNNYYVIGMENKGEDFTKDLKFDSKKSKEVIDYYLDGVKDGYFRIAGSDKYLSGPFANGKVAMFIGSIAGEGYVKKDTEGKFEYGVAPRPEKTNLQQGTDVYMFNSATAKQKSAAFMYLKYLSSPDVQLYWAEQTGYMPILQSVLESDEYKKSPNTKVPAILEDATKELFSIPVKENADPAYNEVRAIMENILSNPDKDTNKLIKDSVPQLQDAWNQ from the coding sequence ATGAAGTTCAAAAAATTGGGTACAGCAGTATTGGCAACTGCCGCAGTTTTTGCGTTAGCAGCCTGTGGTAACGGTTCAAAAGAAAGTTCAAAAGGCGACAGCGACAAAATCGTAACTTCTATCGATAAAGATACTACCGTTACATTTTGGCATGCAATGAATGGCGCACAAGAAGAAGCTTTAACCAAAATTACCAAAGATTTCATGAAAGAAAATCCAAAAATCAAAATTGAATTACAAAACCAATCACAATACTCAGACTTACAAGCAAAAATCAATTCAACACTACCTTCTCCAAATGATTTACCAACAATCAGCCAAGCTTATCCAGGGTGGTTATGGAATGCTGCACAAGATGACATGTTAGTAGATTTAAAACCTTACATGGATGACAAAACAATCGGTTGGGGCGAACAAGAAGAAATTCGCAAACCATTATTAGAAGGCGCACAAATTGAAGGCAAACAATATGGAATTCCATTTAACAAATCAACAGAAGCATTGGTTTACAATGCAGACTTGTTGAAAAAATATGGTGTTGCGGTACCAAAAACGTTAGATGAATTAAAAGAAGCCTCTAAAACAATTTACGAAAAATCAAATCATGAAGTGATTGGTGCTGGTTTTGACTCACTAAACAACTATTATGTTATTGGTATGGAAAATAAAGGGGAAGACTTCACTAAAGACTTAAAATTTGATTCTAAAAAATCAAAAGAAGTTATTGATTACTATTTAGATGGTGTAAAAGATGGTTACTTCCGAATTGCAGGTTCAGACAAATATTTATCTGGCCCATTTGCAAACGGTAAGGTTGCAATGTTCATTGGTTCCATCGCTGGTGAAGGTTACGTGAAAAAAGATACTGAAGGCAAATTTGAATATGGCGTTGCTCCACGCCCTGAAAAAACCAACTTGCAACAAGGTACAGACGTTTACATGTTCAACAGCGCAACTGCCAAACAAAAATCAGCTGCTTTCATGTATTTGAAATACTTGTCTTCACCAGATGTTCAATTATACTGGGCTGAACAAACCGGTTATATGCCAATTTTACAATCTGTCTTGGAAAGCGACGAATACAAAAAATCACCAAATACAAAAGTTCCTGCAATTTTAGAAGATGCAACAAAAGAGTTATTCTCTATTCCAGTAAAAGAAAATGCTGACCCTGCTTATAATGAAGTTCGGGCAATTATGGAAAATATCTTGTCTAATCCAGATAAAGATACGAATAAATTAATCAAAGATTCTGTACCACAATTACAAGATGCGTGGAATCAATAA